In a genomic window of Gammaproteobacteria bacterium:
- a CDS encoding ABC transporter permease subunit (The N-terminal region of this protein, as described by TIGR01726, is a three transmembrane segment that identifies a subfamily of ABC transporter permease subunits, which specificities that include histidine, arginine, glutamine, glutamate, L-cystine (sic), the opines (in Agrobacterium) octopine and nopaline, etc.) produces MTMQGPPPPEKVTALEHWTRWAKENLFSSFFNSVLSVVSIVVAALAIRGLFSFVFAPERKWYVIPPNMKLYWTDVYPPAVMGRMWVSLGLVLALTGLSLAIWRVGGRLTPARLAQFARGVGLSLLVLAALVSIPAIVRIWLVIAGVIFYGVSWLVKLLWSGGEDIETISVMWLLIGTLVAVLGVVWALRIETGTKVSLTVQAAVFIGAYLIGLFIRDRVPGAVTRGSLVAFWVLSLPLIYLVIQRDPDLSAVAVTTMVIPFTAAFAVIGAAYMWWAGSANPGEVAKLVAALLFVAAIASWFTSIAVLPRFLLLALAVFGLAASTFGGTDQGRNGLVIAWIAVDLVIAYFMTMAMAGTGIPVLGDFIGGLNLTFLLSIAGIGLAFPIGIMLALGRTSSMPIFRLLSTGYIEIVRGVPLITVLFFGNLVINRFLPADIRLDDIVKAMIAVALFAAAYLAENVRGGLQSIPTGQREAAQAVGLSTVQMTVLITLPQALRAVIPAIVGQVITLFKDTSLVAIIGLADFLRIARDVVPNQPESLGSLQESLLFAVVIYWIFSFGTSRASMRLEKKLGVGER; encoded by the coding sequence ATGACGATGCAGGGCCCCCCACCCCCGGAGAAGGTTACTGCTCTCGAGCACTGGACTCGGTGGGCGAAAGAGAACCTGTTCTCGTCGTTCTTCAATTCCGTCCTCAGCGTCGTATCGATCGTGGTAGCCGCCCTGGCGATTCGGGGGCTGTTCTCGTTCGTCTTCGCCCCCGAGCGCAAGTGGTACGTCATCCCTCCGAACATGAAGCTGTATTGGACGGATGTGTATCCACCGGCGGTAATGGGGCGAATGTGGGTTTCCCTCGGCCTGGTCTTGGCACTGACGGGCCTCAGCCTTGCGATCTGGCGGGTCGGCGGCCGGCTCACACCCGCACGCCTTGCCCAGTTTGCACGGGGCGTCGGCCTGAGCCTTCTGGTGCTCGCAGCGCTCGTCTCGATTCCGGCAATCGTGCGGATCTGGCTCGTCATAGCCGGTGTGATCTTCTACGGCGTTTCGTGGCTGGTCAAGCTGCTGTGGTCCGGCGGTGAAGACATCGAAACGATATCGGTGATGTGGCTCCTGATCGGAACACTGGTCGCGGTGCTTGGCGTCGTGTGGGCTCTGAGAATCGAGACGGGAACCAAGGTGTCGCTGACGGTGCAGGCTGCGGTCTTCATCGGTGCCTACCTCATCGGCCTCTTCATACGGGACCGGGTCCCGGGCGCCGTAACCCGGGGGTCCCTTGTGGCGTTCTGGGTTCTGTCTCTTCCCCTTATCTACCTCGTGATCCAGCGAGACCCCGACCTCAGTGCCGTTGCGGTGACCACGATGGTGATCCCGTTCACAGCGGCATTCGCGGTCATCGGCGCCGCGTACATGTGGTGGGCAGGGTCCGCGAATCCAGGAGAGGTAGCCAAGCTCGTCGCTGCACTCCTCTTCGTCGCGGCCATTGCTTCATGGTTCACCTCGATCGCAGTGCTGCCCCGATTCCTTCTTCTTGCCCTGGCGGTATTCGGCCTTGCCGCGTCGACGTTCGGCGGAACCGACCAAGGCCGCAACGGGTTGGTGATCGCATGGATCGCAGTGGATCTCGTCATCGCGTACTTCATGACGATGGCAATGGCGGGAACCGGGATACCGGTGCTCGGCGACTTCATCGGCGGGCTGAACCTCACGTTTCTGCTCTCGATCGCAGGCATCGGCCTGGCGTTCCCCATCGGGATCATGCTTGCCTTGGGACGGACATCGTCCATGCCTATTTTCCGGTTGCTCTCCACCGGGTACATCGAGATCGTTCGCGGTGTCCCGCTGATTACCGTGTTGTTCTTCGGGAACTTGGTGATCAACCGTTTCTTGCCGGCAGACATTCGTCTCGACGACATCGTCAAGGCGATGATCGCCGTAGCGTTGTTTGCCGCGGCCTATCTGGCCGAGAACGTTCGCGGTGGTCTCCAGTCGATCCCGACGGGACAGCGTGAGGCCGCGCAGGCGGTGGGGCTTTCTACCGTCCAGATGACGGTCCTGATCACGCTCCCACAGGCTTTGCGGGCCGTGATCCCTGCCATCGTCGGACAGGTCATCACCCTGTTCAAAGACACATCGCTGGTGGCGATCATCGGGTTGGCGGACTTCCTGCGGATTGCCAGGGACGTTGTGCCGAATCAGCCGGAATCCCTCGGCAGCCTGCAAGAGAGCCTGCTGTTCGCGGTTGTGATCTATTGGATCTTCTCGTTTGGCACGAGCCGCGCAAGTATGCGCCTTGAGAAGAAGTTGGGAGTTGGTGAACGGTGA